ACTGTTTTAGGCCCATAAATAAACATGTGCTGCATAGGTTTGTACTTAATTTGTTGTCTCATTtacagaaatattatttatcaaagTATTAAACTTGAATAACAATAATGTCGTTCTGTATACCTCGGGCATCTGGACCTTCTGCTGTGGCTTGTGTCGATATTTTAGACAAAACTGGTCTTGACAGCACATTTTTCCGCATTTTCTATCCGACAAAAAAATATGCCCTCCTTGGATGAACGAAACATATTTGAATGGATTTGCTGGACTTCTTGGTGGTGGCTGTGCttcaaaaattatgaaatgcTTCCTAAAATCCAAACTTGTTCCTGTGCGTTGGAATGGACCACTTGAAATGCCAATGAACATCTCACAATTGCCAGTAATTGTTGTATCTCATGGACTCGGGCTGTCAAAAAATGCATATACTTTTCTTTCGAGTGAAATTGCATCTCGTGGATTCCTTGTTGCGGCAGTCGATCATAAAGACAAATCTGCTTCAGCATCAGTTTACCTTGAAAAAGAATCTGATGGTGAATATAAAGAAAAGTCTGTGGAATTTCAGCACATTGAGATGCAAACGCCTGAAGAGCAGGCATTGAGATATCAGCAAATCACTCAGAGAGTTAATGATATCTCAAAACTTATCGATTGCGTGGAACAACTAAACAATGGTACGTTAAACAACGTCCTGTCCGAAAATATCGATTTGTCTGTTTTTAAAGATAAACTTGATGTGAAGAAATGTGCAATCATTGGTCATTCTTTTGGAGGTGGAACCACAATTGCAGCATTAGAGAAAGAAAGTCGAATCAAAGTGTCAGTGGCAATGGACGCTTGGTTATATCCCCTGGAACAAAAGTACTACAAGATACCTATAAACCAACCACTGCTTTATATCAATGCAGATGGTTACATCGACAAAAAAGAAGTTTTACGAATGCGAAGACTCGATGCTGATGTCACAGGCATTGATGCGGAAAGGAAAATGGTCACGCTTCGTGGAGCGGTTCACATGACCTACACCGATATGGGCTTTTTCCCTCGAATATCCTGCATTGCCAAAATGATCGGAATGAGAGGCCCAACCGACCCTGAAATCACAAATGAAATGAACTTGAAGTTACTTCTTGGTTTCATCGGGAAACATTTGGATCTTCCATGTGCCAAAGAAGTTGAAACAATTGTTTCAGAAAATTCAGATTTATGCATGATGGGAACAAATGTTGAAGTTGAAGATCAAGAAATCAAAGAAGCGAAGTTTTCATCCCCTGACATCGGCTCTGTGGCAGAAAAAGAACTAAATGTCAAGTTATAAGATGGTGATCTCATTAATCTCAGAAGTTTTTTCAATACTCCAAaatagtggttcccaaccttttatggctcgtggcccctcTGCGAAGAATTTTCGCACTCATGGGCATggcccccctgtttatcattctaCTGGgatttatattgttattttgatttttggATTCCAATCTctttatgttcaaacaattcatgctcaacaaagtggaAATATCCCacgaaataaccttatcaagcaatgaaactgaGAAGATtggagttttcttgtaaagagagaagtaaaatcagttttgcaccTAGCATTGTGGCCTCCTTCTACTGCTCTGTGTCCcccagttgggaaccactgcccttAAACTTAAGTATGAATTGGACTTCTTTAAAATTAGTTATGACAGAGAATTTTGTAGGCTATACGATTTAGAGCGAAATATGGTATATTAACCATATATTTAACATAAGAGCAGCTGGTTCCACACAGCAGTATAAACAATTATGAAAGGTGGTTGTAGAAGACAGTTTCTTATATTAATTGTATAAATCACAATTTAAATATGTGGTTCAAAAAATCGAAAATCTGACTCTGATTTATCAACACCTCAGGGAAAAGCATAACTACCTAGTTTTACTTAGTACGCACATgtacattttaaaatttgattattacTTTTCCATTATGTACCAGTAATACCAAATTTTTACTTTGAATTTTTCTTCTCTTTTACTTTTCATTGAATCTATTTTACTCTATGAAGATTGAAGTCTTCAGAAAGAAATTAACTTATTGAACTAAGTTATGTTTTAATTGTTAAATTTGAACAATCTatgtccatgtatctgaaataaCTGAGTACCAGTAATACCAAATTTTTACTTTGAATTTTTCTTCTCTTTTACTTTTCATTGAACCTATTTTACTCTATGAAGATTGAAGTCTTCAGAAAGGAATTAACTTATTGAACTAAGTTATGTTTTAATTGTTAAATTTGAACAATCTatgtccatgtatctgaaataaCTGATTAAATATTCCCATACCCCACTTGGACTAGAAAAGAGACAAAGTCaatggttcaccatatgattaagtagACTCATCAAGTcatcaactttcctattctatGTGGTACACATTATTATTATTCTGCAAAGCAAGTTaacgatttattatttttgcaaaGTTCCTAGATCCTTCAAACTACTTGATTAACCCCTGAACCCCATACAGgattaatttttacaaaatattattatttttttccgtattattgtgaaattttttatttgaattttgtatTAACCTCAACTTGATTATGCTTGCCATTTTacaaacatgtttcttattatGGTTTGTTCTTGCCTACACTGGCCTTTTGATCTTTGtaacgaaaatttaaaaaaatcaagatGGTGACATTATATAGTACGAGGCAATGGAGCAATCTTACCAAACTTTGTGCATTTCTTGGTTTTCAGAATGATGCTTTGTCGCCTAAATGCACTTTAACATTTTGCAtgcatttttttcaacaattttacATGAAGCAGTATATTATATGCACTTCTTATTATTGAAAACAGTTGTCTTGAAATACTTAgctttttttgtatttgtatttttattatttttccatcaTCATTTACAATGTAAATAAACGAAACAAGAACGGTATAAAACATTGCCGGTGAGAGTCACTGCATTTGTATAGTTTAAGGTTTtggcataaaatatttttagtttccGTTGTCAAAATGGTGTTCTGAAAATATATCTGACCATGCAaggaaatatttaaattgcTTCACATAATAAGGCACGACTTCTGTTATGGGGATAAATGTCCCTGTTCCTT
The sequence above is a segment of the Styela clava chromosome 7, kaStyClav1.hap1.2, whole genome shotgun sequence genome. Coding sequences within it:
- the LOC120328399 gene encoding platelet-activating factor acetylhydrolase-like; translation: MNETYLNGFAGLLGGGCASKIMKCFLKSKLVPVRWNGPLEMPMNISQLPVIVVSHGLGLSKNAYTFLSSEIASRGFLVAAVDHKDKSASASVYLEKESDGEYKEKSVEFQHIEMQTPEEQALRYQQITQRVNDISKLIDCVEQLNNGTLNNVLSENIDLSVFKDKLDVKKCAIIGHSFGGGTTIAALEKESRIKVSVAMDAWLYPLEQKYYKIPINQPLLYINADGYIDKKEVLRMRRLDADVTGIDAERKMVTLRGAVHMTYTDMGFFPRISCIAKMIGMRGPTDPEITNEMNLKLLLGFIGKHLDLPCAKEVETIVSENSDLCMMGTNVEVEDQEIKEAKFSSPDIGSVAEKELNVKL